The genomic interval TCCGGTGTCAAGTGGAACACTCTTTCTTCCACCCGAGAGCTTGGCTTGGTATCTAATGAGGAGACAGGAGACACCCTCAGGCAGCTTGACGGCTGGGTGTCCTCCACGGCCTATGCTCAAAATGTCTATAGTAGGCAAACAGGTAAAAAGGCCAATCCCGAATCCCTCAGCAACACTTCCTATGGGGCTAACTACCAAAACGCCCTATCTATTCTTTATGATACCAGGGAATATTGCGCTGGCGAAATAGGCAAAGCAGATAGGAGCACAATAGAAAATAATTATAATACTCTCAAAGATGCCATTATTTCACAGTCTAACGGAGGTTTTGAAAGTCCTGAAGGTTTCGGAGATCGGCAGCTCATGCAGGGCGTAATAAGGATGATCGGTGGATCGGCAATATCTGGGCTGGAGCCTGGACCTAATAATTTCAATAACATGTCCCAGGGCTTCAGGGGGCTTTCAAACCAATACATGATGAGTATTGGGGGTAGATTCTTGAATTCCAAAGAGTCTAATAGCTTGGCACTTAAAACTGAGAATACCAGCCGTGAAATCGAAAGTAAAAACGGCCTGGCCTACAGACTATACGGAAAGGACAACATTCGATCGCTAGCCAACACAATCCAATACGAGACACCCCGGACGACAGGCGAGCTCAACACTCGAGTCGGGGATTTTATTGCTAGTGTTGGTAACCCTATAAAGATGATTGCCGATCTACACTCTTCGTTTAGCTACTTGGCTTTGGGCAAAAATACCCAAGCCTTTGCGGCTAGTAATATTGGCGATGCCTATATGAGAGTCGATACTGTTGGGATTCCTGAGAGCGATTTCGTGCCAGACCAAATAGCCAATTCTGACGATATACAAAAAATGCAGGAAAGTGGCACCTATGATCAAAAACGAGCACTGAGATATTTTGAAGCATGCTCTAAAAGCAATATACCCTCAAAGGCCTACTTTTTGCGCCTTAAGGTAGTAGGCGACGATGGTGAATTAGGAAACCGAAAAGTAAGAGATGGGGCTGGCTACCCGTATTACCCAGCAATGGCAGACATAATTGAATATGAGGACTACGCAGATAGGAAAGATATCAAGGATGAAAAAAGAGCCTTCATAGCCTGTGAGATTTATTTAAATCCAGATACTGATTTGATTCTAGATGAACGCGATCGCAAGAAACTAGTCAGGGACACCTTTGGGGATGAACTTGGAACAGACGGTATGCTACTACTAGCTAAAAAATATCGCAACTACCTTTATGCTAATAGTATAGCCGACCTAATGGTCGAGCTAAGCAGCACTGAAAAAACAGATTCCATATACCAAAATCCAAATGGCGAAGCTAATGAAAATGCAACTGCTACTAGCACGGCTGGGGGAGCTATTGTTGGTGATCCATACGCCGAAACAGTTAGTGTGGCCTGCGCTGCGGGTACTAAAGATATTGGCATTCAAGATGCCTACCTGAAGGGTGTAAAAACAGAGTCCAGGATGTGTTCTGTATCTAATATCCCAAGTATAGGGAAGTCCGATAACCCGGGTGGTCAATTCCCTACACCAGGTGCAGACGGCCATGTAGTTGTTAATTCTAGAGTTTCTGGGGCCTGGTACAAGCTTGCCGAGGACGCCAAGGCAGCTGGCATTAACCTCAAAGCTATAAGTAGCTTCCGGTCTATGGCTAGCCAAGAAGTCTTGTGGGCTAGATATGGCCGAGACCCGCAAAGAGTTGCCCGACCCGGGACCTCTCCTCACCAGGCGGGTGTTGCTATAGATTTTGATAATATGGAAGGGTACAGAAAGAATGCTACCTGTTCCAATAGGGCAACCAATTCTAGCCCTGCATACCAATGGCTAAGAGCCAACTCAATTAATTACGGCTTCAAGCAATACGCCACTGAGGCCTGGCACTGGGATGCTCTGCCTAGCGCTAACAGGTGTGGGCCATAGTAAAGGAAAGGATATAATTTAACATGAAATTAAACAAACTAACACTAATAATATTATCCTCAGCCGCAGTGGTGATTATTTTACTACTAATACTAAATACTATTGGAAGCAATAAGATTGGCTTTTTACCTATTAATAACTCCAGCCAGATACTGAGTATTGATAAGTCTATATTCTATGTTGGCTCTGGGCAGCTCATTAAACGGCCCATCCGAGGTAGCGAATACGAGATCCAGATTCTAGATACCGACATAGTATACGCTTTGGCCTCCAGGGATAAAAGCAAAATATATTATTACAAAAATGATAACAGTAAAATGAAGGCCTACATATTTGACATCAAAAACAATACCACCAAAGAATATAAAATGTATGATTTCTTTTTTTGGCAAAACAATTCCGGGAAATTTGTAACAAACAATGGTGATTCATCTGTAATATATTCGGAATCGCTAAATATAGATTACACCCAGCTTCCCTACAATTCTTTTAAGTCCTATGCCGGTATCATACTCGGTAGCCTCCTACCTGAAACCCCCGAAAACCCTTTCCTTGCCTGGGAGGTAGTAAATAAGGCTAGTGCTAAATTCAAAACCCTGGAAATAAAATCTTTCCAGGAAGACACTTTTCCTTGGGTGGTGGGGGATTTCATGCTCTACAATGATTTAGACGACAATCTGGTGATTATAAATAAAGAAGGCGTTCAAACCAACACCAAGCTAGGCATTACCGAGAGTCAGATAACATCTAGCGATAGCGATGATCAGTTTTTTTATAGCATTAAGGGCGATGAAATGACAATTAGCTCTATTAAGCTATCCAACTCGCGGGTTGAAAAAGTAAAAACCTTAAATCTAGCTAGCGCATTAAAGCAGAACAACCTTAAAGCATCGGATATTTCCCAAATTTATTATGCCGATGGGGCTCTCTACATCCAAATAGATGGTAGGATAATGGATATACAACTATGAAAAAAATGCTTATTATAGTAACCGCGATAGTCCTATTCGCCTCGGCTTCACCAGCTAGCCTGGCGTTGAGTAATGAGAAGGGAAGCGACCCAACTGGTAAAAGCCAGCGGTCTATCATAGAAAAAACCCCTTGGTTTGACCCTACGGCGTGTGTTTCGACCACAAATAAAACAACTACTGGCTTAGAGGGTTCGGTCGATGCCAATGCAATATCTGGTGAAAGCAAAGATTATCCTCTAAGGCTACCTTTCATAAAAGATGCCAATAAGTTGGCCACCACTATCGATGACTATATCAAAGAAAAAAAGCCGAATTCCCCCCTTAACGGCTTGGGTAAATATTTTGTGCAGGGGGGTATTAGGGCTGGCATCAACCCTTTACTAGCAGTATCGGGGGCTCAAAAAGAAACTGGATTTGGCACCGTGGGCTCTGGTACTAGCAAGGGGTCTAATAATTCGTTTGGTAGAACTGCAACAAATAAACAACCAAATGTTATAGGTGGCGTCCGTAACGATAGGCTGTGGTATAAGTGGGATAATTTCCAGCTTAGCTTGTACGCTAATAAATTCCCAGCTTCTGGCGGTGTGAGTGAACCCGATGACATTTTTCAGTATATTGCCCGTAGATACAAAAATAATTTAGATAACGGCCTTGTTACATTCTATGCAGGCGGCCAGGATTTACCCGCCTACGCACCCGCAAGCGACGGTAACGACCCAATAGGGTACGCCAAAACAACTATAGAAATATCTAACGAAATAGCTAGGCGATCGGATGGCGCTATAGACCTCACAAAGCTGGGCACTGGTGGGCCTAGTGTAGGCTCGGCTACAATTCCTGACAATTCGACAGCAAGTGACACCTCTATAAAAGATTCCTGCAGTTGCCTAACTAAGTCCGGCGCTAACAGCTCTGGATCTGCCAAGAACAGCTCCGACACAAGCACAACTACAACAGATACAGGGGCTGGTGGTGGTACCTGGGCTAGTTTTAGCCCAGACCCTGCCGCAGTCGAAAAATATAATGCCCAGCTGAAAGAAAGCATAAACAAATTAGCACCTTACTACAAAAAGGCTGCAGAAAATGAAGGATTAAAAGATTGGGAGATATTACCAGCAATACATGATTTAGAATCTAGCCTAGCAGAAAGTAACCCGACAGGTAATACAAGCTATGCCGGAATATTTCAAATGAACAGAAGCTTGCTTGCAAAGAAGGGTGGCAACCCAAACGATGCTCTGTATAATCCGGGCCGTCCGCTTACTGGAGAAGAAGTTACCAAGCAAGCCCAAGACGCGCTAAAATATTTCATCATCCCTAGTATCAATGGCGACAAAGGCTCCAACCTCCCACTCGACGAGCTAGCCTTGATAGGAATAAGGTATAAATCTGGCAGTGTTTACCCCGGGGCCGACTTAAAAACAAACGCTTATGTCTGGGCTGGATTTAATACCACTAACTATAAGCTGCCAATGCCATGGGGGCCTAACTGGGGTACATTGCCAGGTGGTGGGGTGGTAAGAGATCAAGCAGAAGGTAGGACTGTAAATAAGCCCGGTTTTATAACCTCTATTGGATTAACAAAAGGTGGCGTCTTCTCGGAATCGACTGGAATTGAGCAATCCTGCGTCAATAATACTGGAGACGGA from Patescibacteria group bacterium carries:
- a CDS encoding D-alanyl-D-alanine carboxypeptidase family protein; translation: MAVSEIKPGGAATPPKKPTTAKTPPSKAPESSPNGSPAPNVGGGPQQSERVNASQAGPDAPKDPSGPTAEENPETNPSGGPSRAEKFKQGAKDKASNASQRIKDAKSVAKATTGVPGKEDADDVKKAYQEKGAAGAAGEVGRKAVGKGVTTAVDATGVGLVVGAKVGKFVEKALKKENLKWVGLIAVLPIVMVSILVVIVVYAFANPTKFISQVVSDPKIREFALQAAAGLGKNIFSQEETLKKYGYVEYKSGSAIAAPDAKPPVAGSLEDKISRIDLKNAQYQTTQKPGCPISYTTKTLIGPGGKTVNVLDKATDNKGQEVSNDNYLTGYCIINSMPLYNMMVRSQAAREVNSFSDTFLSYADVKNYPKNSTREERAKYTHDKTYGRITSKAEQNPESDVPKINEYVAKVREVLKNNTDPNAVYAVDEDFTFGDVDQVRTMCAFAQGYFGPLDRKNKDGSLKTGANNIRKGIDGRLNTGQRSGVKWNTLSSTRELGLVSNEETGDTLRQLDGWVSSTAYAQNVYSRQTGKKANPESLSNTSYGANYQNALSILYDTREYCAGEIGKADRSTIENNYNTLKDAIISQSNGGFESPEGFGDRQLMQGVIRMIGGSAISGLEPGPNNFNNMSQGFRGLSNQYMMSIGGRFLNSKESNSLALKTENTSREIESKNGLAYRLYGKDNIRSLANTIQYETPRTTGELNTRVGDFIASVGNPIKMIADLHSSFSYLALGKNTQAFAASNIGDAYMRVDTVGIPESDFVPDQIANSDDIQKMQESGTYDQKRALRYFEACSKSNIPSKAYFLRLKVVGDDGELGNRKVRDGAGYPYYPAMADIIEYEDYADRKDIKDEKRAFIACEIYLNPDTDLILDERDRKKLVRDTFGDELGTDGMLLLAKKYRNYLYANSIADLMVELSSTEKTDSIYQNPNGEANENATATSTAGGAIVGDPYAETVSVACAAGTKDIGIQDAYLKGVKTESRMCSVSNIPSIGKSDNPGGQFPTPGADGHVVVNSRVSGAWYKLAEDAKAAGINLKAISSFRSMASQEVLWARYGRDPQRVARPGTSPHQAGVAIDFDNMEGYRKNATCSNRATNSSPAYQWLRANSINYGFKQYATEAWHWDALPSANRCGP
- a CDS encoding CHAP domain-containing protein, yielding MKKMLIIVTAIVLFASASPASLALSNEKGSDPTGKSQRSIIEKTPWFDPTACVSTTNKTTTGLEGSVDANAISGESKDYPLRLPFIKDANKLATTIDDYIKEKKPNSPLNGLGKYFVQGGIRAGINPLLAVSGAQKETGFGTVGSGTSKGSNNSFGRTATNKQPNVIGGVRNDRLWYKWDNFQLSLYANKFPASGGVSEPDDIFQYIARRYKNNLDNGLVTFYAGGQDLPAYAPASDGNDPIGYAKTTIEISNEIARRSDGAIDLTKLGTGGPSVGSATIPDNSTASDTSIKDSCSCLTKSGANSSGSAKNSSDTSTTTTDTGAGGGTWASFSPDPAAVEKYNAQLKESINKLAPYYKKAAENEGLKDWEILPAIHDLESSLAESNPTGNTSYAGIFQMNRSLLAKKGGNPNDALYNPGRPLTGEEVTKQAQDALKYFIIPSINGDKGSNLPLDELALIGIRYKSGSVYPGADLKTNAYVWAGFNTTNYKLPMPWGPNWGTLPGGGVVRDQAEGRTVNKPGFITSIGLTKGGVFSESTGIEQSCVNNTGDGETGGLNNNIPDTALEEFKLRNGKLGIDGFPKYFVEGSWCVNFINYIFTKAGQSLPGNGISSVAALQGFLENNGEWHNKGRGYIPVPGDIIIYNEGKAPFPSHANIVVSVNGNVINTVGGNESNQVKNQDVTLDAEYITGYGKPK